The following are encoded in a window of Streptomyces sp. 11x1 genomic DNA:
- a CDS encoding sugar ABC transporter permease, giving the protein MTTTQLPTTVRKKGVRPPDRPGRPRRREGAAWVFLSPWVLGACVLTLLPMAVSLYLSFTDYDLFSAPNWVGLRNYTQMFTEDPRYWRSVATTLMYVVIAVPLQLALALLVALALRNMKRGRGFYRSAFYAPSLLGASMSIALVWRAIFNDGGTVDNLLGTGGWVNRPGWALFAVALLTVWQFGAPMVIFLAGLQQIPGELYEAAEVDGASVWRRFLSITVPMLSPVIFFNLVLQTIQAFQVFTPAFAISAGKGGPADSTLFYTLYLYDRGFVASHMGYASAMAWVLLFAIGAVTAILFRTSRSWVFYASEGDR; this is encoded by the coding sequence ATGACCACCACACAACTGCCGACGACCGTACGGAAGAAGGGAGTTCGCCCGCCGGACCGGCCCGGACGCCCCCGTCGGCGCGAGGGCGCGGCCTGGGTCTTCCTGTCCCCCTGGGTGCTCGGGGCCTGTGTCCTGACCCTGCTCCCGATGGCCGTCTCGCTCTACCTCTCCTTCACCGACTACGACCTCTTCAGCGCCCCGAACTGGGTGGGCCTGCGCAACTACACCCAGATGTTCACCGAGGACCCGCGTTATTGGCGCTCGGTGGCGACGACCCTGATGTACGTCGTCATCGCCGTCCCGCTCCAACTGGCCCTCGCCCTCCTGGTCGCCCTGGCCCTGAGGAACATGAAACGCGGGCGGGGCTTCTACCGCTCCGCCTTCTACGCCCCCTCCCTGCTCGGCGCCTCCATGTCCATCGCCCTGGTCTGGCGGGCGATCTTCAACGACGGCGGCACCGTCGACAACCTCCTCGGCACCGGCGGCTGGGTCAACCGGCCGGGCTGGGCGCTGTTCGCGGTGGCCCTGCTGACGGTGTGGCAGTTCGGCGCCCCCATGGTCATCTTCCTCGCCGGACTCCAGCAGATCCCGGGGGAGTTGTACGAGGCGGCCGAGGTGGACGGCGCGAGTGTCTGGCGCCGCTTCCTGTCGATCACGGTCCCGATGCTGTCGCCCGTGATCTTCTTCAACCTGGTCCTCCAGACCATCCAGGCCTTCCAGGTCTTCACGCCGGCCTTCGCGATCAGTGCGGGCAAGGGCGGCCCCGCCGACTCCACCCTCTTCTACACGCTCTACCTCTACGACCGAGGCTTCGTCGCCTCCCACATGGGCTACGCCTCCGCCATGGCCTGGGTGCTGCTGTTCGCCATCGGCGCGGTCACCGCGATCCTCTTCCGCACCTCCCGCTCCTGGGTCTTCTACGCCTCCGAGGGGGACCGATGA
- a CDS encoding Gfo/Idh/MocA family oxidoreductase, with translation MSQQDPCTTSLQPRRAAVVGLGARARMFTEALTGRFAERIELVGLCDPNAHRMAVHNAWIAADHPGRAPVPAYAAGEFEEMLRRERVDLVVVCGVDRTHDHYIVRALEAGCDVVTEKPMTTDAERARRVLDACRRTGREVRVAFNYRYNPLHCAVRELLASGEIGEVGSVHFEWLLDLRHGADYFRRWHRAKANSGGLLVHKSSHHFDLVNWWLGTRPESVFAQGGLFFYGDEAGRRRGLARDYARAHGSPAAEDDPFALRLADSPVLSALYLDAEEADGYHRDQNVFGPGVTIEDDMAVLVRYASGATLTYHLTAYSPWEGYRIAFNGSEGRVELLVEESTWTRPHVPVTGASPVLHGAEAGEEPGRTQLLVRRFWEPPREVKVETAEGGHGGGDVRMLADLFGERVPDALGRAADAADGARSLVTGLAANRSLETGVPVTARDLLDV, from the coding sequence ATGTCACAACAAGACCCCTGCACCACCTCCCTACAACCCCGCCGTGCGGCCGTGGTGGGTCTCGGTGCCCGGGCACGGATGTTCACCGAGGCCCTGACGGGTCGCTTCGCGGAGCGGATCGAACTGGTCGGCCTCTGCGACCCGAACGCGCACCGGATGGCCGTCCACAACGCCTGGATCGCCGCCGACCACCCGGGCCGCGCACCCGTACCCGCCTACGCCGCCGGGGAGTTCGAGGAGATGCTGCGGCGCGAGCGGGTCGACCTGGTGGTGGTGTGCGGGGTGGACCGGACCCACGACCACTACATCGTGCGGGCCCTGGAGGCAGGCTGCGACGTCGTCACGGAGAAGCCGATGACGACCGACGCCGAGCGCGCCCGCCGCGTCCTGGACGCGTGTCGCCGGACGGGCCGCGAGGTGCGGGTGGCCTTCAACTACCGCTACAACCCCCTCCACTGCGCCGTGCGGGAGCTGCTCGCGAGTGGGGAGATCGGCGAGGTCGGCTCGGTGCACTTCGAGTGGCTGCTGGATCTACGGCACGGCGCGGACTACTTCCGCCGCTGGCACCGCGCCAAGGCCAACTCCGGTGGGCTGCTGGTCCACAAGTCGAGCCACCACTTCGACCTGGTCAACTGGTGGCTCGGCACCCGCCCCGAGAGCGTGTTCGCCCAGGGCGGCCTCTTCTTCTACGGCGACGAGGCGGGCCGGCGCCGGGGCCTCGCCCGCGACTACGCCCGCGCCCACGGCTCCCCCGCCGCCGAGGACGACCCCTTCGCGTTGCGTCTGGCGGACTCCCCCGTCCTCAGCGCGCTCTACCTGGACGCCGAGGAGGCGGACGGCTATCACCGCGACCAGAACGTCTTCGGCCCCGGCGTGACCATCGAGGACGACATGGCCGTCCTGGTGCGCTACGCGTCCGGCGCCACCCTGACCTACCACCTGACGGCCTACTCCCCCTGGGAGGGCTACCGCATCGCCTTCAACGGCAGCGAGGGGCGCGTGGAGCTGCTGGTGGAGGAGTCGACGTGGACCCGGCCGCACGTCCCCGTGACCGGGGCGAGCCCGGTGCTGCACGGCGCCGAGGCGGGCGAGGAGCCGGGCAGGACACAGCTGCTCGTACGCCGGTTCTGGGAGCCGCCTCGTGAAGTGAAGGTCGAGACGGCCGAGGGAGGGCACGGCGGTGGCGATGTCCGCATGCTGGCCGACCTGTTCGGGGAGCGGGTGCCGGACGCACTGGGGCGGGCGGCCGACGCGGCGGACGGGGCACGGTCCCTGGTGACGGGCCTGGCGGCGAACCGGTCGCTGGAGACGGGGGTGCCGGTGACGGCGCGGGATCTGCTGGACGTGTGA
- a CDS encoding ABC transporter substrate-binding protein: MPRIRTKESWKPRAAATVLALCALLTGCSGPDGSGGAGGEVVLRYTWWGNPDRAARTQAAVELFEKKNPGIDVQTSFAGYEAYKQKLATQAAGGDAPDVMQLDYRMIDQYASGGVLLDLAEQRRALDTAEFEPGLLATGRVNGRQYAVPQGRGTETMVYDTEKWRAAGLAPPRVGWTWSEWADAMRTVAEKTGEPGGTDPGQSEDAFEIWLRGQGRALYTEDRRLGFDVDDLTRWWTFTDRLRREGAVSPAEQTTQLDGSVENTPLGRGKAASDVNWDAPASGYLALVPTGISLAPMPAGEDGTAGQYFKPSMFMGVAADSGHPEESARLVDFLLNDDEAAQILGATRGIPVNESIREDIAADLKDFDRTIYEYQATVEGRLAPPPQAPPSGDSALQTTFQRDYDQVSYERMSPREAAENYLIEAKAELRS; encoded by the coding sequence ATGCCCCGAATCAGGACGAAGGAGTCCTGGAAACCCCGTGCGGCGGCCACCGTGCTGGCGCTCTGCGCGCTGCTCACCGGCTGCTCCGGACCGGACGGGTCGGGCGGTGCCGGCGGCGAGGTCGTCCTGCGCTACACCTGGTGGGGCAACCCCGACCGGGCCGCCAGAACCCAGGCGGCCGTCGAGCTCTTCGAGAAGAAGAACCCGGGGATCGACGTCCAGACCTCCTTCGCCGGCTACGAGGCGTACAAGCAGAAACTCGCCACCCAGGCGGCCGGCGGCGACGCCCCGGACGTGATGCAGCTCGACTACCGGATGATCGACCAGTACGCGTCCGGTGGCGTCCTCCTCGACCTCGCAGAACAGCGACGCGCCCTGGACACCGCCGAGTTCGAACCGGGACTGCTCGCCACCGGCAGGGTGAACGGCAGGCAGTACGCCGTACCGCAGGGCCGCGGCACCGAGACCATGGTCTACGACACCGAGAAATGGCGGGCGGCCGGACTCGCACCGCCCCGGGTCGGCTGGACCTGGAGCGAATGGGCCGACGCCATGCGGACGGTGGCCGAGAAGACGGGGGAGCCGGGCGGCACCGACCCTGGCCAGAGCGAGGACGCCTTCGAGATCTGGCTGCGCGGCCAGGGCAGGGCCCTGTACACCGAGGACCGCCGACTGGGTTTCGACGTCGATGACTTGACCCGCTGGTGGACCTTCACCGACCGGCTGCGCAGAGAGGGCGCCGTCTCGCCGGCCGAGCAGACGACCCAGCTCGACGGCTCGGTCGAGAACACCCCGCTCGGCCGGGGCAAGGCCGCCTCCGACGTCAACTGGGACGCCCCGGCCAGCGGATACCTGGCGCTCGTCCCCACCGGGATCTCCCTCGCCCCCATGCCGGCGGGCGAGGACGGCACTGCGGGCCAGTACTTCAAGCCCTCCATGTTCATGGGGGTCGCCGCCGACTCCGGCCACCCGGAGGAGTCCGCCCGGCTCGTCGACTTCCTCCTCAACGACGACGAGGCCGCGCAGATCCTCGGCGCCACCCGGGGCATCCCCGTCAACGAGTCGATCCGCGAGGACATCGCGGCCGACCTCAAGGACTTCGACAGGACCATCTACGAGTACCAGGCCACGGTCGAAGGAAGGCTCGCCCCGCCGCCCCAGGCGCCCCCGTCGGGCGACAGCGCCCTGCAGACCACGTTCCAGCGCGACTACGACCAGGTGTCCTACGAGCGGATGTCCCCCCGTGAGGCCGCCGAGAACTACCTCATCGAGGCGAAGGCGGAGCTGAGGTCATGA